The proteins below are encoded in one region of Candidatus Profftella armatura (Diaphorina cf. continua):
- a CDS encoding glutathione S-transferase N-terminal domain-containing protein: MMVLYSGTTCPFSQRCRLVLFEKGMDFEIRDIDLFNKPENIFRMNPYGQVPILVERDLILYESNIINEYIDERFPYPQLMSSDPLMRARARLMLLNFEKEIFTHLYILENEKNKTSIKFYKRAREEIRDRLITLAPLFLKNKYMLGDEFSMLDVVIAPLLWRLDYYGINLSKSASPLMKYAERIFSRPSYMESLTPAEKIMRK; this comes from the coding sequence ATGATGGTTTTATATTCAGGTACAACTTGTCCATTTTCTCAGAGATGTCGTTTAGTTTTATTTGAGAAAGGTATGGATTTTGAGATTCGTGATATTGATCTTTTTAATAAACCAGAGAATATTTTTAGGATGAATCCATATGGTCAAGTACCTATATTAGTTGAGCGTGATCTAATTTTATATGAGTCAAATATTATTAATGAATATATTGATGAACGTTTTCCTTATCCTCAATTAATGTCATCTGATCCATTAATGAGAGCTAGGGCGCGATTGATGTTATTAAATTTTGAAAAAGAAATATTTACTCATTTATATATACTGGAAAATGAAAAAAATAAAACTTCTATTAAATTTTATAAAAGAGCACGTGAAGAGATTCGTGATCGTTTAATTACTTTGGCTCCATTATTTTTAAAAAATAAATATATGTTAGGTGATGAATTTTCAATGTTAGATGTAGTCATAGCCCCTTTATTATGGCGTCTTGATTATTATGGTATTAATTTATCAAAATCTGCTTCTCCTTTAATGAAATATGCTGAACGAATTTTCTCTCGTCCATCTTATATGGAATCTTTAACTCCAGCAGAAAAAATTATGCGTAAATAA
- the aspS gene encoding aspartate--tRNA ligase: MRTHYCGNITEKLLNQVISLCGWVHRQRNHGGIIFIDLRDYTGLVQIVCDPNYIKISKISKIIRSEFCLQIIGKVRKRPNKTNNTNLISGNIEILCRKLKILNSSVTLPFQIDEENILEVTNLKYRVLYLRYKHMQKNLRLRHKVTMEIRKFLDSKKFIEIETPILGKSTPEGARDYLVPSRINPGKFFALPQSPQLFKQLLMIANFDRYYQITKCFRDEDLRSDRQPEFTQIDCEVSFMNEEEIRSLFENMIRVIFDKTLNIKLPNPFPIIEWSTAIKLYGSDKPDTRIKLIFTNLTNIMKNVNFKLFSKIANMKNGKIIGLKIPGGLDISRNEIDSYTQFVKTHGAKGLVYIKIHKISKGLDGLKSPIIKYFNNLTLEKIIYKTKAQNGDIIFLGADEKNIVNNFMSALRIKIGCSDFGKKNNIFDNNWRPLWVINFPMFKYDETNNNWIARHHPFTAPKDGYEDFILTNPEKIFSKAYDLIINGREIGGGSIRIHNAKIQKNIFKVLNINDEIVKTQFEFLLNSLKYGAPPHGGIAFGLDRLITIMTGSKSIRDVIAFPKTQNAQCLLTNTPSIVDKKQLNELNILYKNTKINKNLY; encoded by the coding sequence ATGAGAACACATTATTGCGGAAATATCACAGAAAAATTACTTAACCAGGTTATTAGTTTATGTGGATGGGTACATCGACAACGCAATCACGGTGGAATCATTTTTATAGATTTACGTGATTATACGGGATTAGTGCAGATAGTTTGCGACCCTAATTATATAAAAATATCTAAAATTTCTAAAATAATTCGTAGTGAATTTTGTTTACAAATTATTGGAAAAGTGCGTAAAAGACCTAATAAAACTAATAATACTAATTTAATATCTGGAAATATTGAAATATTATGTAGAAAATTAAAAATATTAAATTCCTCAGTAACTCTTCCATTTCAAATAGACGAAGAAAATATATTAGAAGTTACTAATTTAAAATATCGTGTACTTTATTTGCGTTATAAACATATGCAAAAAAATTTACGATTACGACACAAAGTAACAATGGAAATAAGAAAATTTTTAGATTCTAAAAAATTTATTGAGATTGAAACCCCTATATTAGGTAAATCAACACCAGAGGGTGCGCGTGATTATTTAGTTCCATCACGCATCAATCCAGGAAAATTTTTTGCTCTTCCGCAATCACCCCAATTATTCAAACAATTATTAATGATTGCAAATTTTGATCGTTATTATCAAATTACAAAATGTTTTCGTGATGAAGATTTAAGATCTGATCGTCAACCAGAATTTACGCAAATTGATTGTGAAGTTTCATTTATGAATGAAGAAGAAATACGTAGTTTATTTGAAAACATGATTCGTGTTATTTTTGATAAAACACTTAATATTAAATTACCAAATCCATTTCCTATTATTGAATGGTCTACTGCTATAAAATTATACGGATCAGATAAACCAGACACGCGTATAAAATTAATTTTTACAAATTTAACAAATATAATGAAAAATGTTAATTTTAAACTCTTTTCTAAAATTGCCAACATGAAAAATGGTAAAATAATTGGTTTAAAAATACCAGGTGGATTGGATATTTCACGAAATGAAATAGATTCTTACACACAATTTGTAAAAACTCATGGCGCAAAAGGATTAGTATACATTAAAATTCATAAAATTTCTAAAGGACTTGATGGTTTAAAATCTCCAATTATTAAATATTTTAATAACTTAACTCTAGAAAAAATTATCTATAAAACAAAAGCCCAAAATGGTGATATAATTTTTTTGGGAGCTGACGAAAAAAATATTGTTAATAATTTTATGAGTGCATTACGTATTAAAATAGGTTGCAGTGATTTTGGAAAAAAAAATAATATATTTGATAATAATTGGCGTCCTTTATGGGTAATTAATTTTCCAATGTTTAAATATGACGAAACTAATAATAATTGGATAGCAAGACACCACCCTTTTACCGCTCCAAAGGATGGGTATGAAGATTTTATTCTTACTAATCCAGAAAAAATTTTTTCTAAAGCTTATGATCTTATAATTAATGGACGAGAAATAGGAGGGGGGTCAATTCGTATTCATAATGCAAAAATACAAAAAAATATATTTAAAGTATTAAATATTAATGATGAAATCGTAAAAACTCAATTTGAATTTTTACTTAATTCTTTGAAATATGGAGCACCCCCACATGGAGGTATAGCATTTGGGTTAGATCGTTTAATTACAATAATGACAGGATCTAAATCTATTCGTGATGTAATTGCTTTCCCAAAAACTCAAAACGCACAATGTTTACTTACAAATACCCCATCTATTGTTGATAAAAAACAATTAAATGAATTAAACATTTTATATAAAAATACAAAAATTAATAAAAATCTTTATTAA
- a CDS encoding CysB family HTH-type transcriptional regulator codes for MNLHQFRFVREAVRQNFNLTEAAKALYTSQPGVSKAIIELEEELSIDIFTRHGKRIRGLTKPGQAILRSVEIIMQEIEGLKKIGKEFSMHDTGNLTIATTHTQARYALPKIVKEFTIQFPKVKLSLLQGNPKQIAEMIQNDQADIAIATEILPPNDKLISIPCYQWGYIIIVPLDHPLLLLNSISLKEISNYPLITYDSAFSGRIKLDREFFLQKLTPHIILETINADIIKTYVELRIGIGIIASIAFDSNRDKNIRSISANHLFGTTVSRVIIKQGTYLPGYVYSFIKLLSPTLNRKLINKIIDN; via the coding sequence ATGAATCTTCATCAATTCCGTTTCGTACGAGAAGCTGTGCGACAAAATTTTAATTTAACAGAAGCAGCTAAAGCTTTATATACTTCCCAACCCGGTGTATCAAAAGCAATTATTGAACTTGAAGAAGAATTAAGTATCGATATTTTTACGCGTCATGGCAAAAGAATTCGCGGACTTACAAAGCCTGGTCAAGCTATATTACGTTCAGTTGAAATAATTATGCAAGAAATAGAAGGTTTAAAAAAAATAGGTAAAGAATTTTCTATGCATGATACTGGAAATTTAACTATTGCAACTACTCACACGCAAGCGCGTTATGCATTACCTAAAATCGTAAAAGAATTTACTATTCAATTTCCAAAAGTTAAATTATCTTTATTACAAGGTAATCCTAAACAAATTGCAGAAATGATACAAAACGATCAAGCTGATATCGCAATTGCCACTGAAATATTACCTCCTAATGATAAATTAATTTCTATACCTTGTTATCAATGGGGATATATTATTATAGTACCATTAGATCATCCTTTGCTTTTATTAAATTCTATTTCTTTAAAAGAAATATCAAATTATCCATTAATAACATATGATTCAGCATTTTCTGGTAGAATCAAACTTGATCGTGAATTTTTTCTACAAAAACTTACCCCCCATATTATTCTAGAAACAATAAATGCTGATATTATTAAAACATATGTTGAGCTGCGTATAGGTATTGGTATTATTGCTAGCATAGCATTTGATTCTAATCGCGATAAAAATATTCGTTCAATTTCAGCTAATCATTTATTTGGGACTACTGTATCACGCGTAATAATTAAACAAGGCACTTATTTGCCTGGCTATGTTTATTCTTTTATAAAATTATTATCCCCTACATTAAATAGAAAATTAATCAATAAAATTATAGATAATTAA
- the ribA gene encoding GTP cyclohydrolase II, producing the protein MSYDEETLKYITTCNLPTPWATFQLHAFVDTTGKEHLAITLGVLNNFETILIRIHSECLTGDAMFSQRCDCGAQLETALKKIALENKGVLFYLRQEGRGIGLINKLRAYKLQDEGADTVEANQKLGFADDQRNYKNLKSMFDHFGINKVRLMTNNPNKVAALKEFGVTVVERISILVNRNPFNNHYLNTKAKKLGHFIMTHKNKNFS; encoded by the coding sequence ATGTCATATGATGAAGAAACTCTGAAGTATATAACTACCTGTAATTTACCAACACCTTGGGCTACTTTTCAATTACATGCATTTGTTGATACAACAGGAAAAGAACATTTAGCAATTACACTAGGCGTTTTAAATAATTTTGAAACAATACTTATAAGAATTCATTCAGAATGTTTAACTGGAGACGCTATGTTTAGTCAACGTTGTGATTGTGGCGCTCAATTAGAAACAGCATTAAAAAAAATTGCTTTAGAAAATAAAGGTGTATTATTTTATTTAAGACAAGAAGGAAGAGGTATTGGTTTAATTAATAAATTACGAGCTTATAAATTACAAGACGAAGGAGCTGATACAGTAGAAGCTAATCAAAAATTAGGATTTGCGGATGATCAAAGAAATTATAAAAATCTTAAATCAATGTTCGATCACTTTGGTATAAATAAAGTTCGATTGATGACCAATAATCCTAATAAAGTCGCTGCTTTGAAAGAATTTGGTGTCACTGTAGTTGAGCGTATATCTATTTTAGTAAACAGAAATCCTTTTAATAATCACTACCTAAATACAAAAGCTAAAAAATTAGGACATTTTATAATGACACACAAAAATAAAAATTTTTCCTAA
- the rpsB gene encoding 30S ribosomal protein S2, giving the protein MSITMRQMLEAGVHFGHQTRFWNPKMSPYIFGHRNKIHIINLEKTLYMYEKAIKYIHQLGFSRGTILFVGTKRQAKGIIANEAIRAGMPFIDQRWLGGLLTNFKTIKTSIKRLEEMDLFITNGSIRKLSKKEALLFYRKQMKLNRVIGGIKNMNIIPDAIFIIDVGYHKGAVSEALKLNIPIIGVVDTNHSPDGINYVIPGNDDSAKAIALYTKGIVDAFLDGVNSINNAINK; this is encoded by the coding sequence ATGTCTATTACAATGCGTCAAATGTTAGAGGCTGGTGTTCATTTTGGGCATCAAACTCGTTTTTGGAACCCCAAAATGTCACCTTATATTTTTGGTCATCGTAATAAAATTCATATCATAAATCTTGAAAAAACTCTTTATATGTATGAAAAAGCTATAAAATATATTCATCAATTAGGATTTAGTCGAGGTACAATTTTATTTGTCGGAACAAAGCGTCAGGCTAAAGGTATTATAGCTAATGAAGCAATACGAGCCGGTATGCCTTTTATTGATCAGCGTTGGCTTGGTGGCTTATTAACTAATTTTAAAACTATAAAAACATCAATTAAACGCTTAGAAGAAATGGATTTATTCATTACAAATGGTTCGATTAGAAAACTGAGTAAAAAAGAAGCGTTATTATTTTATAGAAAACAAATGAAATTAAATAGAGTTATTGGTGGTATTAAAAATATGAATATTATTCCAGATGCAATTTTTATAATTGATGTTGGTTATCATAAAGGAGCCGTTTCTGAGGCGTTAAAGCTTAATATCCCAATAATTGGCGTAGTTGATACTAATCATTCTCCAGATGGAATTAATTACGTTATTCCGGGAAATGATGATTCAGCAAAAGCAATTGCATTATATACTAAAGGAATTGTTGATGCTTTTTTGGATGGCGTTAATTCAATTAATAATGCAATAAATAAATAA
- the tsf gene encoding translation elongation factor Ts, which translates to MIKISAKAVGELRFKTLAPIMECKKALIEANGKLSKAEEILRIKLGKKILNISNRNAKEGVIAIYISKKVGSLVEINCETDFVAKNNEFINFSKKIAKLITENSPINLDQLNNLKIKNNLLTIDEKRKELISCIGENIKIRRFKLFKTNSNLISYLHENKIGVIVEYDGDNEVAGKDVAMHIAAMRPIALSSDKIPKKIIEKEYSLAVLKAQQLGKSINLNTRIIDNFMKKFFKEVSLLNQIFIKNNQQTIEKMLKFNKITIKSFSIFILGEDI; encoded by the coding sequence ATGATAAAAATTTCAGCCAAAGCGGTTGGGGAGTTACGTTTTAAAACATTAGCTCCTATTATGGAATGTAAAAAAGCATTAATAGAGGCTAATGGTAAATTATCTAAAGCTGAAGAAATATTGCGTATTAAATTAGGTAAAAAAATATTAAATATATCAAATAGAAATGCTAAAGAAGGAGTAATAGCAATTTATATTTCTAAAAAAGTGGGCTCTTTAGTTGAAATTAATTGTGAAACTGATTTTGTGGCGAAAAATAATGAATTTATTAATTTTTCTAAAAAAATTGCTAAATTAATTACAGAAAATTCGCCAATTAATTTAGATCAACTTAATAACTTAAAAATTAAAAATAATCTATTAACTATTGACGAAAAACGCAAAGAATTAATTAGTTGTATTGGTGAAAATATAAAAATACGTCGTTTTAAATTGTTTAAAACAAATAGTAATTTAATTTCTTATTTACATGAAAATAAAATTGGAGTTATTGTGGAATATGATGGCGATAATGAGGTAGCCGGAAAAGATGTTGCGATGCATATTGCGGCAATGAGGCCAATTGCATTATCTTCAGACAAAATACCTAAAAAAATAATTGAAAAAGAATATTCTCTTGCGGTATTAAAAGCGCAACAATTAGGAAAATCTATAAATTTAAATACTAGAATTATTGATAATTTTATGAAAAAATTTTTTAAAGAAGTATCGTTATTAAATCAAATTTTTATTAAAAATAATCAACAAACTATTGAGAAAATGTTAAAATTTAATAAAATTACTATAAAATCTTTTTCAATATTTATTCTTGGGGAAGATATATAA
- the frr gene encoding ribosome recycling factor, with protein sequence MTIIDIIKNTEQKMLNTIKILKENLKKIRTGRANISMLDYIQVKYHENLTKLLKIANVILVNSHTISIQPFEQEMTSIIKKAINEANLGLNPTIQNDVIYISIPPLTKERREEIVKLIKNITEETKISIRKIRRDSNEILKKLLKNKILSIDDEYRNQHNIQKLTDKFILEIDQLLINKEKEILTF encoded by the coding sequence ATGACAATTATTGATATAATAAAAAATACTGAACAAAAAATGTTAAATACTATAAAAATTTTAAAAGAAAATTTAAAAAAAATACGAACTGGACGCGCTAATATAAGTATGTTGGATTATATTCAAGTAAAATATCATGAAAATTTAACGAAACTATTAAAAATTGCTAATGTTATTTTAGTTAATTCACATACTATTAGTATACAACCCTTCGAACAAGAAATGACTTCTATTATAAAAAAAGCAATTAATGAAGCTAATTTAGGATTAAATCCAACAATTCAAAATGATGTGATTTATATATCAATTCCTCCTCTAACAAAAGAACGAAGAGAAGAAATTGTTAAATTAATAAAAAATATAACAGAAGAAACTAAAATTTCTATTAGAAAAATACGTAGAGATTCTAACGAAATTTTAAAAAAATTACTTAAAAATAAAATTTTATCAATAGATGATGAGTATCGAAATCAACATAATATACAAAAATTAACTGATAAATTTATTTTAGAAATAGATCAATTATTAATTAATAAAGAAAAAGAAATATTAACATTTTAA
- the rpsO gene encoding 30S ribosomal protein S15 yields the protein MTIKNNIKASIILDNSRTKNDTGSPEVQVALLTSRINDLNIHFKLHIKDNHSRRGLIMMVNRRKSLLSYLKNKDINRYRLLINKLHLRK from the coding sequence ATGACAATTAAAAACAATATTAAAGCTTCTATTATCTTAGATAATTCTCGTACTAAAAATGATACAGGATCTCCAGAAGTACAGGTTGCTTTATTAACTTCACGTATTAATGATTTAAATATTCATTTTAAATTACATATCAAAGATAATCATTCTCGTCGCGGTTTAATTATGATGGTAAATCGTAGAAAAAGTTTACTGTCTTATCTTAAAAATAAAGATATAAATCGTTATCGTTTATTAATTAATAAACTTCATTTACGAAAATAA
- the pyrH gene encoding UMP kinase, with amino-acid sequence MIKPIYKRVLLKLSGEALMKGNSYNINSSVIKNMISDIAEIVSLGVELAIVIGGGNIFRGISNKIQGIDRSTADYMGMLATIINSLALFDMLNKSGIISHVMSAISIEKFLESYIPLNAIKYLEEGKVVIFAGGTGNPFFTTDTAAALRGAEIKAEIILKATKVDGIYNTDPNKDLSAISYKSITFDEVISKRLKIMDSTAFSFCRDQKLPIKVFSIIKSGALKRVIEGKNEGTLVYV; translated from the coding sequence ATGATAAAACCTATTTATAAACGTGTTCTTCTTAAATTATCAGGTGAAGCATTAATGAAGGGAAATTCTTATAACATTAATTCTTCTGTGATTAAAAATATGATTTCTGATATTGCTGAAATTGTTTCTTTGGGAGTGGAATTAGCTATTGTTATTGGGGGTGGTAATATTTTTAGAGGTATTTCAAATAAAATACAAGGTATAGATCGTTCTACTGCTGATTATATGGGAATGTTGGCTACAATTATAAATTCTTTAGCGTTATTTGATATGCTAAATAAATCTGGAATTATATCTCATGTAATGTCGGCAATTAGTATTGAAAAATTTTTAGAATCATATATTCCTTTAAACGCAATTAAATATTTAGAAGAAGGAAAAGTTGTGATTTTTGCGGGAGGGACAGGAAATCCATTTTTTACAACAGATACTGCTGCTGCGTTAAGAGGAGCGGAAATTAAAGCAGAAATTATACTTAAAGCAACTAAAGTTGATGGAATTTATAATACCGATCCAAATAAAGATTTATCTGCAATTAGTTATAAAAGTATTACTTTTGATGAAGTAATTTCTAAAAGATTAAAAATTATGGATTCAACTGCATTTTCTTTTTGTCGTGATCAAAAATTACCTATTAAGGTTTTTTCAATTATTAAATCAGGAGCATTAAAACGAGTAATAGAAGGAAAAAATGAAGGTACTTTAGTTTATGTATAA
- the xth gene encoding exodeoxyribonuclease III: MKIATWNINSIKVRLPHILRWLTNNPDISILCLQETKITNDQFPVSEIESIGFKVIFVGQKSYNGVAILSRFVINNIIINNPYFPDKNQRLITCTIAGFRIICIYVPHGESLESPKYQYKLNWLYALKRLVSKELFFYKKLILLGDYNIAPEDCDVYNPVLLKNKITFSHLERSVFFEIQNLNFIDIFRLFHKEKNLYTWWAYRKMSFTRNIGLRLDHILMTPYLAKFCKSCIIDIAPRSWGRPSDHAPVIATLDISF, translated from the coding sequence ATGAAAATTGCTACTTGGAATATTAATTCTATTAAAGTTCGTTTACCTCATATTTTACGATGGTTAACTAATAACCCAGATATTAGTATTTTATGTTTACAGGAAACTAAAATTACTAATGATCAATTTCCTGTTTCTGAGATTGAATCAATAGGCTTTAAGGTTATATTCGTTGGACAAAAATCTTATAATGGTGTTGCCATTTTATCACGTTTTGTAATAAATAATATTATTATAAATAATCCGTATTTTCCAGATAAAAACCAGCGTTTAATTACATGTACGATAGCTGGTTTTCGTATTATTTGTATCTATGTTCCTCACGGAGAATCGTTAGAATCACCTAAATATCAATATAAATTAAATTGGTTATATGCATTAAAAAGATTAGTTTCTAAAGAACTTTTTTTTTATAAAAAATTAATATTATTAGGTGATTATAATATTGCACCAGAAGATTGTGATGTATATAATCCAGTATTATTAAAAAATAAAATAACATTTTCTCATCTTGAGCGATCTGTTTTTTTTGAAATTCAAAATTTAAATTTTATTGATATTTTTAGATTATTTCATAAAGAAAAAAATTTATATACTTGGTGGGCTTATAGAAAAATGAGTTTTACTCGTAATATTGGGTTACGTCTTGATCATATATTAATGACTCCTTATTTAGCTAAATTTTGTAAATCTTGTATTATTGACATAGCTCCTCGTTCATGGGGGCGACCATCTGATCACGCTCCTGTAATTGCTACTTTAGATATTTCTTTTTGA
- a CDS encoding phosphoadenosine phosphosulfate reductase family protein — protein MTFFGRKKSVVLLRLAEKVFRSSYFLFPIVHIDTGYNFSEVISFRDNCI, from the coding sequence ATTACTTTTTTTGGGAGAAAAAAATCAGTAGTATTATTACGTTTAGCGGAAAAAGTATTTAGATCTAGTTATTTTCTATTTCCAATAGTTCATATTGATACCGGGTATAATTTTTCAGAAGTAATTTCATTTAGAGATAACTGTATTTAA
- the map gene encoding type I methionyl aminopeptidase yields the protein MHKISIKNDNDIKGMRIAGKLSAEVLDYITPFIKPGITTEELNKICHNYMVNIQYTIPAPLNYCPKGHIPFPKSICTSINDIICHGIPGNKILKKGDILNIDITVIKNGYYGDTSRMFYVGEPSLKAKRLSNIAFECMWIGIVKIKPGVHLGDIGYAIQKHAEKSGYSVVREFCGHGIGKNFHEEPRVMNYGIPGTLEKLKTGMIFTVEPMINAGKREIKEMSDGWTIRTKDRSLSAQWEHTILVTKNGFEVLTISPNMPSPPKFIINT from the coding sequence ATGCATAAAATCTCAATTAAAAATGATAATGATATCAAAGGAATGCGTATAGCAGGAAAATTAAGCGCAGAAGTCTTAGATTATATTACTCCCTTTATTAAACCAGGAATTACCACAGAAGAACTTAATAAAATTTGTCACAATTATATGGTTAATATACAATATACTATACCAGCTCCTCTAAATTATTGTCCCAAAGGGCATATACCATTTCCAAAATCAATTTGTACTTCTATTAATGATATAATTTGCCATGGTATACCTGGAAATAAAATTCTTAAAAAAGGGGATATTTTAAATATTGATATTACTGTTATTAAAAATGGTTATTATGGCGATACCAGTCGAATGTTTTATGTTGGAGAACCATCATTAAAAGCAAAACGTTTAAGTAATATTGCTTTTGAATGCATGTGGATTGGGATTGTAAAAATTAAACCAGGAGTACATTTAGGTGACATAGGATATGCAATCCAAAAACACGCAGAAAAATCTGGATATAGTGTAGTACGTGAATTTTGTGGACATGGAATTGGAAAAAATTTTCACGAAGAACCAAGGGTTATGAATTATGGTATTCCTGGAACATTAGAAAAATTAAAAACTGGAATGATATTTACAGTGGAACCCATGATTAATGCAGGAAAAAGAGAAATAAAAGAAATGAGTGATGGATGGACCATTCGAACTAAAGACAGAAGTCTTTCAGCGCAATGGGAACATACTATATTAGTTACTAAAAATGGTTTTGAAGTTTTAACAATATCTCCCAATATGCCTTCTCCTCCTAAATTTATTATAAATACCTAA